tctaaaaatttgtaacaaaaagatttgaaggacttagaaaaaaaaaaaaaaaaaaaaaaaaaaagacccgGCCCAACTTGCCTAGCTGCAAGAAAGCATAACTGAGCCTAAATTATTCCATAAATAATTTGCAGAAGAGTGTTGTTAAAGGAACCGTAAAATTAACATCGTGCACCCTACTACCAaagtatttattgaattattaatttatcctaatataaaatgaccaaaaaggatatattgaattgtgaaacaaatataattttaataagtgcACTATActcaccatattcaaccctaataAAATGTAGAGAAGTTTTCGTATTGCTTAGTGCCCATGACGAACAACGTATCGAGCATTGGCGGAAGGGCAAAAGTTCACAGCAATACAAGCAACAGTCTAGGCATTTTCAATCAAGCACACTTGTCAATTTTATTTCTGTTTCCAGCTTGAACATCAAGGGCATCAATTAAACACTTATCCATTGCAACTGACCAAACAACGTTCTTTCCTTTGTGCTTCAAATCCCTTCTCTGGAGGTCACAATCATCCATTacccagaaaaaagaaaggaaccCATAAAACTTTTATAAGATGATAGAACATATAAATTTGGAGGGCGACAAGTTCAACCATGCTTtgaataaataagaaataaataaagaaaatcataaGAATTTACAAGAATCAAGCTTTGAATTGAAGGAGCTAGCAAATCTACTCCCACACAACTTACtaaattaaagattttgatgcaagtccaaaatctgaaaaagaGGGCAAGAATTCATGTAAATAGAGAAACCTGATTTAGGATTGGTATTAGGGTGTTGTGTGATAGATTGTATTAGAGTGTACCATGGGTAATTTTGGTAGTTGAATATGGTgtatttagttaattttacatttcgattaaaatattaaggtGTACTTAAATAATAGGGTATATTAAGTTCATTTAAGGTTCATTTAGCAACACTCTTTACAGAAATATGTTTCAATGTTGCGAAAGCAGAGCAGCATGCTATTATATTATCGAGCAATATCATAATGCTTAATTATTGTGAAAACAATTAATCCCTGTTAttaccaaaaatatataataaaaaaatgccTGCGTAGTGTTGGAAATACAGCGGCTTCATAAGACTTAGACTAGGGGCATTTCGATCAAGTTATTAATCAATTGATACATCATACGggaatttcttgcattttgaACGTGCTGTTGTCGTTTGATCCCATAACcgacattaaaaaaaagaacatcaaCGGATAGTATATACGCTTTGGGTTTGCAAGGACAAGTTCCACGCAATGATAACTAGGACATCACAAAGGAAAATttattaaacatgaaataaaGAGGTACACCAAGCCATGGTTGATAGAAAGGGCCTAAGCCTAATCCCACTTGAGTCAGAACTCATGGGTTTATCAACTAAGTATCAAAAGCAAAGGATAATGCTGACTCAAGCGACTCCAAGATTTTGGGTTGGATTGTTGACTTATGAAGAGCCTCCTCTGAAGCTAATCTTTCTTGCAGAATTTTAGAGCCCACGTACCTGCCCAAAgtacaaaattgaaattgatggAAACGAGCAGAATGGCGTAGAATTAATATTACAAAACAAGATATTCAAGCCAAATATAGTGGTTGCAAGTAAGTGTGTATAACATACCTCCCTAACATCAGATAGAAGCCCTGTGGATGGCTCGCTGGTGTGGAAGGGAAGGTGGAGCCATCAACAACGCGTAATGCGTTGATCCCTGTAACACGGAAATCATCATCAAGCACCTCCCCGACAAGGCATCCACCGTGGTAATGCCAATATGACGCTACTGCCTCTTGGCAAAATGTTTCGAAGGCTGCATCATCTGTCTGGTTCTCTGGCAAAGGTATTCCCAAAATATCAAAACCTTCTATGCCCGGCAAATCTTCCACTTTATATGGTTTTAATGCGTCTGAGCTCAAGAATTCACCAATCTTCTTCATGCCGCTAACACAATGAGCAAGGTCAGTTGAATTCGAATAGTAGTTGAATGTGACATTTGGAGCGACTCTCACGTCAGAGGTTGATTGCAGCGTGACAGTACCGTGAGATAATGGTCCCGGAACTTTGTTAACAATGTGAGCGAAAGTCGTATTTGGCAGGGGATAAGTTGGAATaggaaaaaaactaaagggtGCAATAGAAAATGGCAAGCTTGATAGAGAACATTGGTAGAAGTCGCTTGTAATGCCTAGAACGGTCACAGTTGAGGGTTCTATTGGATTTGGGGGCAAAATGTTAATGAAATTACGAGGATTGTCATATATATACTGCCCGACGTATGGATGGGAAGCAACAACTGAAATGTTCAGAGATGTTAGGTAAGACTCTGGGCCAACACCACTAAGTAGTAGAAGTTGAGGGGACCCAATTGGCCCTGCACTCAATATAACTTCTCCCTCACCACGTACAAATGCCTGATGAGTCGTTCCGTTCGAATCAGTATATATTACTCCTATAGCTGTCACACCTGTATTAGATATATAAAAGCATATCATTATTATCAAACAACTCGGACGAAAACAGGAAACATTATTTGCACATCCAGTATTTGATATGACTATCCTGCTGGTAAtgtttcaaaataataaaacgtTAACTTTGGTAGCATACCTGATGAATTGGAAGAGAAGATGATCTTCTCTACTGCGGCATGAACTGCAACTTTCAAGTTGTTTGGGTCTCCTTTATTAAGCAGTTCATCAGATGCATGTCTGGTTCCGTTATTGTCGAAAGTTGAGCCGGTGAGTCTAGTTCCTTCTATGTGATCCAAACTAAATCCATTGTCTGGAAGAATACCAACCTCCAAGAACGCAGTTCCTGTAAGATTTTGCCAAAATTGGAAATCCGGCTTGAACACAATAGTGTCTTCAACCCAGTCATATGTCTTATTAACCAGATCCATATCCCATTCAATCCCTGTTTGATTAAAGAACGAGGTGTTAGCTCTTACGTAGACCCCGGCATTGATCATGCTCGTGCCACCGAGGACCCTCCCTCTTACATTGTCAATACCATCTCCAGACACGAACCTTTCGACTGGTGTCTGTCCATCATCTTCTTGCTGCAGATTATATATAAACCCATCTGAAGTCAACAGGTTTGGATATTCTGTAGGAAGAGTGCCCCTTTCCAGAACAAGCACCGAGTAGTTTGCTGACAAAGTTGCTGCCAATGGACACCCTGCTGTTCCTCCACCAACAATAATGTAGTCGTATGTTCCTTCCAACTCTGTGTCATTGGCATCGTAAACAAATTCCAAGTAGCTAAAATCTGCAAAATGCGAAGAGAGGAAGAGTTGTTAAACCTTTAGCACATGCATCTGTTCTAtttgccttttttgttttctttttatgaatcACGAAAAAAAGTAGTTTACCATGAGCAGAGGTATTGGCAAGCGAATGAACCTCTGAATattgaagatgaagaacaaaaagatGCAGCACCAATACTAGCATAGCTGACATTGTTGATTTCACCATGTTTCTGAATATTATCAAAACACTTTCACACTTTCATCAAGGCTCTCCCTTCTATGGAATTTGTAGAGGTAAGACTTAGTGAGTAtggttaaaaaaataatggttTCAACAACCACATGTTTAAATGATGATAAAATAATGATCAATTATGGAGGCAATCAAGAAAAGTACAGGTCTGATATATGATAAACAAGACGTACACCtatagggatttttttttgtcttgaAATTAAATCTCGCGATCCTATTCAAACAGCATTATTCGATAATCCATAgtctaattttataattaatgcAGTCACGTGAAACATTAGTTTGTCATAACAAATAACAGAAGATAATTCTACCCAAACACGAGCCtagggtttttgttttgtgttaaGCCTAGGGGTTTATTAGTGTTTGAAATGAAAGCACAAAAATATGACCAAATGTTACAAtgtgttaatgtatgcattttgggtttttggcttcccttgacaactttgtaatagaatttctattgttatttatcaagTTCGAGTTTAGATTAAAaatagcttctctaggtgttcttaactaacaactatcCTATGGAGGttcaaacaaattaacaaaggtaaattgaactgttttcataaaatgatgactagtcatctgtttctcgtatgactagtcatccctGCTCTATAGGATTTTCAGCTggataaccaactttttttatcctattctcttttctctctctgctgccatGTGTCATTCTGACCTAAGGAAATTTTTGTCTGTAAAGGTTAACGAATTCCTTTTTGGCAGTCGTCTTTTTTGGGTGGAAATTTAGGAAAGGTTGGCTTGCTATCTTTccgttcttcttcctcaagagagAACCATATTTCAGCTATGAgtttttccaaattgatttcttttttttttaaaaaaactgcatttgaaatacgAATCTGCATCTAGCTTCATAAAACACTCTCTTATttatatctaggtcagattcaagactgatttcttcaagagcatggtttcttgaagacaTTGGTCATTCTCGtttaaatccaaattttggtttatgtCTGAGATAGAGCTTGCAAGTtggtgccatgggatgaatgaGCTGGAGAatgagctgccattgccatgaagaactgagcttcaagctttgctaagttggagaagaagattgcacaaaggaggtatagctcatcttcctaaataaatctatgtttttcttgaggttgcttgtgttcctttgtaataatctttttctacttagtggattACCTagtcggttgatgacccccagtttttcccaatcGTGGGTTTAtaggtgaacaatttctgattgcatctctgtaatttttctaAGTTTGtattcttggtggttgactagtcatcgtatgaattgtggttgactagtcatcattatctgCTATTTGGTGGTTGCTTGATTATGctgtcttcacacactttcaccgtagttgttgctagcacaagGGATGTCTAGAGTgacgggtccttctgagtgcctagattgtcactagtaattctctaggCCTGCAGGTACGTCTTGGTATGTTATGTGTATGTTATTGtttggtataattcatatctgacagttgactagtcataagagtatttggtcaaggtctagagtgtgtgaagtttgttgcgttcttggctgaatatcttttaagttTACCCATGGTCACCTAAGTACCGATTTCACAATGTTTTGTTATCAATTCATTATAATAGGTGTATGTAATGGTGGAATCAGGACAACGGgtaagttaattaaaattattatctttaaaatctaatgattaattttatttttttgggtacttATTATAGTTTCTTTAGTCTTTCTAGAAAGAAAATGTAtatattaaatcatataaattaACCACGCTAGTTCATAACTACATTAACgaatttcaaataagatttaacataaaacaaatgcaactaaaaaacacatattatcaaaataaaaatattttcaacaaCAGAATTTAAATTGTTCCTATTATATgcaaaaaaaagtaaagaaaaattaaacttaTATATTTGACTTGACGGCACAAGtaaatttcatttataacaaaaaaatgatacACCTAATTAGGGGACATAATGAGGCAAGAAGAGTTAACACCAAAcacttatttattatttaaaaaacaaaaaaaaaaacaaaacaaaacaaaatccctAGTAACTAAGTGAAGATTACGTtaacaataaacaaaaaagagggGAAAGTTTTGCTATGTTTCTCACGTGCTTTCTTGCTCAAGTGTGCTGTTGAGTTGTACAAATTTGGGATGGGCTGTGGTTATTTGactacattttttattttttatttatttttacagaAGACTACTACATGATATTTactaatgatttttttttttcttttttttgtatgGGTTGTAGCCCATACAGCCCTCTACATACATATGTCCTTGCCAATACCGTTTAAGCTTTTGCAAGATTTTCCAACTTTTTAATCTggaccatttttatttttacattttcACAAATTGAAGTATATAGCCCCCCGTCCAACAAATTAGTACATAAAAAACCGAAAATTATTTAGCTTTAATATGTAAGAGTTTTGAATATGTATGTAGTTTTCaaactaatatttatatttcgGGCTCTCAATTTTATAATTCTAGCTCCAACCTATTAGAAATTCACAATCCGGTAAAATGTCAACGCTGTGAGAGCAGTCAACACACAGCGATGATGAGGATAAGAACGAGCAATGAGTCGTGGAAGAATATATTCCCAACGGATAGAATTCGTATTCTATCATTTTACTAATTGCATGGGATGAATACAAATATCGAAATTTTGTCTCATTGTATGTAAAGCGAGCCATTCATATCAAATATTATAAGGCTTGAAAGTTTGAATACAAATCTCTCTTGTTCTCTGCAAGATACGTTTCATACAACGAAACGATCTCGAGGTTAATTACGTTCTtagaagtttttaaaaaaatattagcgatagtcttttttttttttttttttgagaaattctatgattagAACATTCCGTAGACCgataaaaatatacaaaggCCAGCCTTCTTCTTagcaaaaaatttgaattacaataacggagcggtctaatatcaaaattaagaaaatcaggtatgtctccactaacgatcaggcaagatcgaagaaactctggcataggcatcccaactaagattgtaaacttagaataataaaaaagagataaagcttgaaaaaaaccaagccataacaatacaaataaaactctcacaaaggagagatgaaaagctctcacaaaggagagatgaaaaactctcacaaaaggagaggtgaaaactacacagagaacccaaagagtctctgcaacttataccaaacataaagaaattgcaaaaaagatggtggtggagatccgacgccgaaatgcaggtgaagatccgacgttgagccgcagccgcctttaatgattggatgaaaatcataacaaaactaagacaaatagggacaaccctttgtctctgaaaatgaaggaagaggtgaaaggaggaagagaggaagagaggaggggagaggggggaagaacaatggcttcctcccccctcaaagtAAAAAAGGCTCTAAATTGATCTAATTTGCACAGACACAGAGTTCGAACTTAAGTGCAAGAGGGGCGTAACCCACATTTTCCATTGTTAGAAGTATCTTAAATTACCCTCAatagcaacaaaaaataaaataaagaaaaaaaaacttcattttgaattcaaatcagtctttattattttgagcTAAATCTCCAAGATATCATAATAAATTCACATGTTTCATGCGTATTGCATGGTATACCAACCACGTGGTCCCAACAACATACAAAATTACTCGTGAGTGAGATGCTTGAGTTGAGGTTACGTTTTTGGGACTACTCTCAATAAAAACAATACTAGAGAGACAGACACACAACAGtagaaatgaaaacaatatTGCTTCCACATATGTTTAATGTTTCGGAGGTCTGTTTTCATACGCCTCATGGGGTATGAACACCTTTTTTTGGGCTAACAAAAAATACGAATTTATAAGGTCACAAAGAAATTCATAACCAAGAAACAAATGGACCACTTAATCCTATTTTATGGTAACATTTTGAGGACCTTGTGCCAAACTTAGGGCCTCACATAATCTAATACGaaaatactataaaataaaataaaaattgtcaTTCCTTAATGTCATAAAACAATATTTTCATTGTCATCATTCTCATTATGCTCAACATTATCCACACATTCAtccatattattttttagtatCTTGCAATTCCTCAACATCACCTTCTTGTTGTTCAttggaaaatattttcatcaattgTAGCATGTGATTCTTTAACAATGAATCTATCTAGAGCTCCTCTTTGAAATTGAGTCAATTCctcgatttttctttttctaagtAGTTTTGTATATCTAGAAACGTAATTTCTAGTAGGTGGCATGTTtagattacaaagaaaaattccaaaaccctATAACTTGAAAGATAACCCCAATaagaaatagataaatatttttaaaaactatattttcttatataaCCAATCATCAACatgataataatttaataaaataattcatgtaATATATAGATTGAAATTTAGATACATACCtgcatttgaatgaatatgaCTAcatgattttggttttgaaattcctgaaattgaaaaaataacaaaaatagtcaaaggattgaaaaaagaacaaaagagattgatgaatgatgatgattacttactagaaaatcagagtttaagagaaagaagaagccatgaagTTTTTTGTGTGGAAGAAAGTACTTTGATACTAGAACAAAAGAGATTGATATATAGTTATTTAAAGTTTGTTGttataatacaaaaataataaaaaacacaaatagaATGCCTTCAAtgaaactcaaactcaagcCTTCAATTAAGGGATCTGCATTGGAAAACCAATTCCACCACACACGCTTTTGTGCCAACATGTATCACGCTAAAGTATATATACAATtcctataatattaatatatatatatatatatatatctgtctCGATTTCTTGGaacacaggagtccaagagattgtggtcacccaccgttggatattaatccaatgattcaaaaaagtttcttaaaatgagtgcaagagtgagtgaaccgttgaatttacatccaacagtgagtgaccacaaatctcttggacccatgtagtccaagagatcaggactgatatatatataacgtaaagaattttttttacagtgGCCCTCAAAAATCGAGGGACTTGTGCGGTGGCGCCACTTGCACCACCTTAGGGCCGCCCCTGATGGCTTAGTCAAGTTTATTAGAGCAGATGTGCTCCCCATTTTGTACCTGAGTTCGAATCCCCTTACTTGTAGTATGTAAAACTAAAATGTACATACTCTTTGACACGTTGTATACGTTCATataccaattttatttttttttggttggagaaaatatttattcaaaacGAAATAAACATTAAGATAATACATATGGGATTCGTCCATAAGTCAAATGTGAATATCAAGAAACAATAGCGCAATGTTATTAAAAGACGCCATCCTGGAATCCAGTCAGGGggaacaaataaacaaaacaagatcaaaagagaaaaagcatCAAAATCTGCACACACCAACTGTCAACCTACATCTAACTATGTCGTATGCTAAATAAATTGCCTCAATTAAACCCtggaaacaaaacaagagCGTCTAAAATAATCTGATTGTAAAAACTTTGTTAGAAACTGCCAAATGCACAGTAGATGATAAAACAAGCAAATGACATAAACCTGTACCTGTACTCGTACTGAAACAAAATAATCTCCACAAAGGgaataaaaaatgataaataagaaaacatatttacattgaaaaatataaaactc
The window above is part of the Prunus dulcis chromosome 1, ALMONDv2, whole genome shotgun sequence genome. Proteins encoded here:
- the LOC117615239 gene encoding (R)-mandelonitrile lyase 2; this encodes MVKSTMSAMLVLVLHLFVLHLQYSEVHSLANTSAHDFSYLEFVYDANDTELEGTYDYIIVGGGTAGCPLAATLSANYSVLVLERGTLPTEYPNLLTSDGFIYNLQQEDDGQTPVERFVSGDGIDNVRGRVLGGTSMINAGVYVRANTSFFNQTGIEWDMDLVNKTYDWVEDTIVFKPDFQFWQNLTGTAFLEVGILPDNGFSLDHIEGTRLTGSTFDNNGTRHASDELLNKGDPNNLKVAVHAAVEKIIFSSNSSGVTAIGVIYTDSNGTTHQAFVRGEGEVILSAGPIGSPQLLLLSGVGPESYLTSLNISVVASHPYVGQYIYDNPRNFINILPPNPIEPSTVTVLGITSDFYQCSLSSLPFSIAPFSFFPIPTYPLPNTTFAHIVNKVPGPLSHGTVTLQSTSDVRVAPNVTFNYYSNSTDLAHCVSGMKKIGEFLSSDALKPYKVEDLPGIEGFDILGIPLPENQTDDAAFETFCQEAVASYWHYHGGCLVGEVLDDDFRVTGINALRVVDGSTFPSTPASHPQGFYLMLGRYVGSKILQERLASEEALHKSTIQPKILESLESALSFAFDT